A part of Acidobacteriota bacterium genomic DNA contains:
- a CDS encoding SRPBCC family protein codes for MLKVVARKTHRLHVSIRLRRPLSEVFPFFADARNLERITPPWLRFHVLTSGKIEMREGLTIDYRLRLRGIPIRWTSRISAWEPPGRFVDEQERGPYLVWRHEHRFREEVGMTVAEDDVAYAVPGGRVVNRFLVAPDLRRVFAYRCTRLREIFDSPADARDFVRVE; via the coding sequence ATGCTGAAAGTAGTGGCCCGCAAGACGCACCGGCTTCACGTATCAATCCGGCTGAGGCGCCCGCTGAGCGAGGTCTTCCCGTTCTTTGCCGACGCCCGCAATCTGGAGCGCATAACACCGCCCTGGCTCCGGTTCCATGTGCTGACGTCCGGCAAGATCGAGATGCGCGAAGGATTGACCATCGACTACCGGCTGCGCCTTCGGGGGATCCCGATCCGGTGGACCAGCCGGATCTCGGCGTGGGAGCCGCCGGGCCGGTTCGTTGACGAGCAGGAGCGCGGCCCCTACCTGGTGTGGCGCCACGAACACCGCTTCCGGGAAGAGGTCGGCATGACGGTGGCGGAGGATGATGTCGCCTACGCCGTTCCGGGCGGCCGCGTGGTGAATCGCTTCCTTGTCGCCCCGGACCTGCGGCGCGTCTTCGCGTACCGCTGCACGCGCCTGCGGGAGATCTTCGACTCACCGGCTGACGCTCGCGATTTCGTGCGGGTGGAGTGA
- a CDS encoding cytochrome C: MTGTRRGVLALAAALAAGCGTPSPPPLDPADYPDEYTGSAACRDCHLEIHDRWSETLMANVLVDPAERPDVILGDFDNPHPLVTFGPDDVTFTYGSKWKQRYFTQRGDDLFVLPAQWDVQNGEWRRYGPRNEWWVEHYPEDQMERPTGPLCDGCHSVNYDLPTRTVTEWNVGCEACHGPGREHVFDPVAETTVNPARLDPVRATDICIACHSQGQPHGNPIDGEYVDWPVGFRPGERLSDFWELDPAHLGEETVTHWQEGSAHKNRMQGNDYVGSMMYVKGVTCTDCHDVHGTEHDADLIAPGNEVCTSCHQPYLQPGPIGSLEYHTQHDPEGEGSACVACHMPRIARTIADVNVSSHTFRFISPADTIRYGIPNPCTSCHTHADETNEWALEALREWPQVSPWRVAP; encoded by the coding sequence ATGACCGGCACTCGCCGAGGCGTCCTGGCGCTTGCCGCCGCGCTGGCGGCCGGCTGCGGCACACCGTCGCCGCCGCCACTCGATCCTGCCGACTACCCGGACGAGTACACCGGCTCCGCCGCCTGCCGCGATTGTCACCTAGAAATCCACGACCGGTGGAGCGAGACGCTGATGGCGAACGTCCTCGTCGATCCGGCCGAGCGTCCCGATGTGATCCTGGGCGACTTCGACAACCCCCATCCCCTGGTGACGTTCGGTCCGGACGACGTGACGTTCACCTACGGCAGCAAGTGGAAGCAGCGCTACTTCACACAGCGGGGGGACGACCTCTTCGTCCTCCCCGCCCAGTGGGACGTGCAGAACGGCGAGTGGCGGCGCTACGGGCCGCGCAACGAGTGGTGGGTGGAGCACTATCCGGAGGACCAGATGGAGCGGCCGACCGGCCCCCTCTGCGACGGCTGCCACTCGGTGAACTATGACCTCCCGACTCGGACCGTCACCGAGTGGAACGTCGGCTGCGAGGCGTGTCACGGCCCGGGGCGGGAGCATGTCTTCGACCCGGTGGCCGAGACGACCGTCAACCCCGCCAGACTCGATCCGGTCCGCGCCACCGACATCTGCATCGCCTGCCACTCGCAGGGCCAGCCGCATGGCAACCCGATCGACGGGGAATACGTCGACTGGCCGGTCGGCTTCCGGCCCGGCGAACGACTGAGCGATTTCTGGGAGCTCGACCCCGCCCATCTGGGCGAGGAGACGGTCACGCACTGGCAGGAAGGCTCGGCGCACAAGAACCGGATGCAGGGAAACGACTACGTCGGGAGCATGATGTACGTGAAGGGCGTCACCTGCACGGACTGCCACGACGTCCATGGCACCGAGCACGACGCGGACCTCATTGCGCCGGGCAACGAAGTCTGCACGTCGTGCCACCAGCCGTATCTGCAACCGGGGCCGATCGGATCGCTCGAGTACCACACGCAGCACGATCCCGAGGGCGAAGGCAGCGCGTGCGTCGCCTGTCACATGCCGCGAATCGCGCGCACGATCGCCGACGTCAACGTCAGCAGCCACACGTTCCGGTTCATCTCGCCCGCGGACACCATTCGCTACGGCATCCCGAACCCGTGCACGTCGTGCCACACCCACGCGGACGAAACCAACGAGTGGGCGCTGGAAGCGTTGCGCGAGTGGCCGCAGGTCTCCCCCTGGCGGGTGGCGCCGTAG
- a CDS encoding TolC family protein: MPRPWLTGAGAVALMMVIAASAPRGAQAQPSGESLTLAALEQMALAQNPTLAQAAADVTAADALARQAGRWPNPSIGYTADEVSGGPVIRWGEHGVFVEQVFPISGRLGADRAVRRGEAAEARAHEAAQRQRVLTMVRLHHREAVLAAERVTIRDELARHAADVVTTTRQLANIGVVDRPDLLEAEADAHAAQVAAEAARHDEWRIWRELGVAVGDPSLRPAPLAADPAALPPPVDEGMALAVLLRDSPELRAAEAAVTRAAASVVRARKETKPDLVVRAGPRYNRELLDHGPSPVGMEAFADVGVTIPLWNRNRDGIAAAEAELTRARAEVSRVELDLRARFAGEYQTYAAGADDVRAYRDEIVPRADEAHRLRLERYRQMMAEYTDVLTARQRLFTMREMYLDALGRAWRAAILIDGLLLEDGLMSP, from the coding sequence ATGCCGCGGCCCTGGCTAACCGGCGCTGGCGCCGTCGCCCTGATGATGGTCATCGCCGCGTCGGCGCCGCGCGGCGCGCAGGCGCAGCCTTCAGGCGAGTCGCTCACGCTTGCCGCCCTCGAGCAGATGGCGCTCGCGCAGAACCCCACGCTGGCGCAGGCGGCGGCGGACGTGACGGCAGCGGACGCGCTCGCCCGGCAGGCGGGGCGATGGCCCAACCCGTCGATCGGGTACACGGCGGACGAGGTGAGCGGCGGCCCGGTTATCCGTTGGGGAGAGCACGGCGTCTTCGTCGAGCAGGTCTTCCCCATCAGCGGGCGCCTCGGAGCCGACCGCGCGGTGCGGCGGGGCGAGGCGGCCGAGGCGCGCGCGCACGAGGCGGCGCAGCGGCAGCGCGTCCTGACGATGGTCCGGCTGCACCACCGTGAAGCGGTGCTGGCCGCCGAGCGGGTGACGATTCGGGACGAGCTGGCCCGGCACGCGGCCGACGTGGTGACGACGACCCGGCAGCTCGCCAATATCGGCGTCGTCGACCGACCGGATCTCCTGGAAGCCGAAGCGGACGCGCATGCCGCGCAGGTGGCGGCGGAGGCGGCGCGGCACGACGAGTGGCGCATCTGGCGCGAGCTGGGCGTCGCGGTTGGCGACCCGTCGCTCCGGCCAGCGCCACTTGCCGCCGATCCGGCCGCGTTGCCGCCGCCCGTCGACGAGGGAATGGCGCTGGCCGTGCTGCTGCGCGACAGCCCGGAGCTGCGGGCGGCCGAAGCGGCGGTGACGCGGGCGGCCGCGTCGGTCGTGCGCGCGCGCAAGGAAACAAAGCCCGACCTGGTCGTCCGCGCCGGTCCGCGCTACAACCGCGAGCTGCTCGACCATGGCCCGTCGCCGGTCGGCATGGAAGCGTTTGCGGATGTCGGTGTCACCATTCCGCTCTGGAACCGCAACCGTGACGGCATCGCGGCGGCCGAAGCGGAACTGACGCGGGCGCGCGCTGAAGTGTCGCGCGTCGAGTTGGATCTGCGCGCCCGGTTCGCGGGGGAGTATCAGACCTACGCCGCGGGGGCGGACGATGTCCGCGCCTACCGCGACGAGATCGTCCCGCGGGCAGACGAGGCGCACCGCCTCCGCCTGGAACGCTACCGGCAGATGATGGCGGAGTACACCGACGTCCTTACGGCCCGGCAGCGTCTCTTCACCATGCGCGAGATGTACCTCGACGCTCTCGGCCGGGCGTGGCGCGCCGCCATCCTGATAGACGGCCTGCTGCTGGAGGACGGCCTGATGTCGCCCTGA
- a CDS encoding copper oxidase, with protein MRTNRRQFLGVTLAGVGAAAASAEPSTGAAIASAPAAATAATAATADEDSRPLPVVTPDLPTLQPRRIDADGVKEFHLVAEPVRRDFLPGRPVDCWGFNGTMPGPTIEVTQGDRVRLVVENRLPELFAMHWHGFEIPIEMDGVPGLTQDPIAPGETFVYEFTLHQHGTFFYHSHMAMQEMMGMIGLFIMHPREAYAPRVDRDFGLIFQEWALRPNSNVPNTLEMDFNWFTINGRAGPATTPLLVRRGERVRIRMVNLGMDHHPIHLHGNTFETVATEGGRIPRAAWQPGNTVLVGVAQARDVEFDAKYPGDWMLHCHLPHHMMNHMVAMVGPMQMRHGTSDDAPQVPGFPQDMFMAMDSMVEKPETRGLRPTWTGGMMGMMTLVRVLEDDLYDAIQADITARRNGEVA; from the coding sequence ATGAGAACCAATCGACGACAGTTTCTCGGCGTGACGCTTGCAGGCGTCGGCGCCGCGGCGGCTTCGGCAGAGCCGTCGACCGGCGCGGCAATCGCCAGCGCACCGGCCGCGGCGACGGCGGCGACAGCGGCGACAGCGGACGAGGATTCAAGACCGCTGCCGGTGGTCACCCCCGACCTGCCGACGCTGCAGCCACGCCGCATCGACGCCGACGGCGTGAAGGAGTTCCACCTGGTGGCCGAGCCGGTCCGGCGCGACTTCCTGCCGGGCCGCCCGGTCGACTGCTGGGGCTTCAACGGCACCATGCCGGGTCCGACGATCGAGGTGACCCAGGGGGATCGCGTCCGCCTCGTGGTGGAGAACCGCCTGCCGGAGCTCTTCGCCATGCACTGGCACGGCTTCGAGATTCCGATTGAAATGGACGGCGTTCCGGGTCTGACGCAGGACCCGATCGCGCCGGGTGAGACCTTCGTCTACGAGTTCACGTTGCATCAGCACGGGACGTTCTTCTACCACTCGCACATGGCGATGCAGGAGATGATGGGCATGATCGGCCTCTTCATCATGCATCCGCGCGAGGCGTACGCGCCGCGCGTCGACCGCGACTTCGGCCTCATCTTCCAGGAGTGGGCGCTACGGCCGAACAGCAACGTCCCGAACACGCTGGAGATGGACTTCAACTGGTTCACCATCAACGGCCGCGCCGGGCCGGCGACGACACCGCTGCTGGTGAGGCGGGGCGAGCGGGTCCGGATCCGGATGGTCAACCTGGGGATGGACCACCATCCCATCCACCTGCACGGCAACACGTTCGAGACGGTCGCAACCGAAGGAGGCCGCATCCCGCGCGCGGCGTGGCAGCCGGGCAACACGGTGCTGGTAGGCGTCGCCCAGGCGCGGGACGTCGAGTTCGACGCCAAGTACCCGGGCGACTGGATGCTCCACTGCCACCTGCCGCATCACATGATGAACCACATGGTGGCGATGGTCGGCCCGATGCAGATGCGTCACGGCACCTCCGACGATGCGCCGCAGGTGCCGGGCTTCCCGCAGGACATGTTCATGGCGATGGACTCGATGGTGGAGAAGCCGGAAACACGCGGCCTGCGCCCGACCTGGACCGGCGGAATGATGGGGATGATGACGCTGGTGCGCGTCCTGGAGGACGACCTCTACGACGCCATTCAGGCCGACATCACCGCCCGCCGGAACGGGGAGGTGGCGTGA
- a CDS encoding ATP-binding protein, which produces MQVQRPHHLRRLTQLLQASPVVALLGARQIGKSTLARQLVAARSGSTTWFDLEDPADLARLADPGLELPRLRGLVVLDEIQRLPEVFPLLRVLADRPRAPARFLVLGSASPELLRQTSETLAGRVAFHDLDGFGLRDVRDIDRLWLRGGFPRSYVARSSGESRRWRDDFIRTFLERDLPAFGNPLPSVTMRRFWTMLAHWHGQLWNAAEFARSFGVSHTTVGRYLDLLTSHFVVRQVRPWFENVRKRQVRSPKVYIADSGILHALLDLNDRETLASHPKVGASWEGFVIQQIVHATGKRTEDYYHWSTYTGAELDLFAILGGHRYGFEIKRTSAPRLTPSMRSALETLELHRLYVVYPGDRQFRMAESVEALPVSRLLDELS; this is translated from the coding sequence ATGCAGGTCCAACGGCCGCACCATCTACGCCGGTTGACGCAGCTACTGCAAGCGTCTCCCGTCGTCGCCCTGCTCGGCGCCCGGCAGATTGGGAAGTCCACTCTAGCCCGGCAACTCGTCGCTGCTCGCAGCGGATCTACAACCTGGTTCGACCTTGAGGATCCCGCAGATCTAGCCAGGTTGGCGGATCCCGGCCTGGAACTGCCACGGCTTCGCGGGCTTGTCGTCCTCGACGAGATTCAACGCCTGCCGGAGGTGTTTCCGCTGCTGAGGGTCTTGGCCGACCGACCGCGGGCGCCGGCGCGGTTTCTGGTTCTCGGCAGCGCGTCGCCCGAATTGCTTCGTCAGACGTCGGAGACCCTTGCAGGGCGCGTCGCCTTCCACGACCTCGACGGTTTCGGACTTCGCGACGTGCGCGACATCGATCGGCTCTGGCTGAGGGGTGGGTTTCCGCGGTCTTATGTCGCGCGATCGTCCGGGGAGAGCCGCCGCTGGCGCGACGACTTCATCCGGACGTTCCTTGAGCGCGACCTGCCGGCGTTCGGCAATCCGCTGCCGTCCGTTACGATGCGCCGGTTCTGGACGATGCTCGCCCACTGGCACGGCCAACTCTGGAACGCCGCCGAGTTCGCCCGGTCGTTCGGCGTTTCCCACACGACGGTGGGCCGCTACCTCGACTTGTTGACCTCGCACTTCGTGGTGCGGCAAGTCCGTCCCTGGTTCGAGAACGTCCGCAAACGGCAGGTTCGATCGCCGAAGGTGTACATTGCCGATTCGGGCATCCTTCATGCATTGCTCGATCTGAACGACCGCGAGACGCTCGCCTCGCACCCGAAGGTCGGCGCGTCATGGGAGGGGTTCGTCATCCAGCAGATCGTCCATGCCACCGGCAAGAGGACGGAGGACTACTACCATTGGTCCACCTACACCGGCGCGGAACTCGACCTCTTCGCGATCCTGGGTGGCCACCGCTATGGCTTCGAGATCAAGCGCACGTCCGCGCCGCGCCTAACGCCGTCGATGCGATCCGCTCTCGAGACGCTGGAGCTTCATCGGCTGTACGTGGTGTATCCGGGCGACCGGCAGTTTCGGATGGCCGAGAGTGTAGAAGCGCTGCCCGTCTCACGGCTCCTCGACGAGCTGAGCTGA
- a CDS encoding ATP-binding protein, translating to MGAAYFPRTLTTTIRRALRTFPAVIVTGARQTGKTTLLREEFGATHRYVSLERPDVREVARDDPTGFVADAGPRAILDEIQYVPELLNYVKEAIDENRRPGSWLLTGSQDFTLMRGVSQTLAGRVAVLHLDPLSVAEIAAARSTPTLARLVAGRAIRTVAPPPDLGDWLHRGGYPEPRLNRRVDRDLWMQSYVQTYLERDLRNLEQVSDLETFRAFFALTCASTGQVLNLARLGRDAGVTGPTAKRWLNLLVASRLVALLPPYHRNFGKRIRKSPKLHLVDPGLASWMLGYRTVDAILQGPALGALTESAVVAELLKAAHNGGSPPRLFHWQSASLEVDIVADIDGRLYGIEVKATRTPTLRHADHLARWCELTGGSGLLACRTDRVRSLGKGIRAVPWHFCVAAG from the coding sequence ATGGGCGCCGCGTACTTCCCCCGCACCCTCACCACCACTATCCGCCGAGCGCTGCGGACATTTCCCGCCGTGATCGTCACGGGCGCGCGGCAAACGGGCAAGACGACACTACTGCGCGAGGAGTTCGGCGCGACCCATCGTTACGTGTCGCTCGAGCGTCCGGACGTGAGGGAGGTCGCACGCGACGACCCGACCGGCTTCGTTGCCGACGCCGGTCCTCGCGCCATCCTGGACGAGATTCAGTACGTGCCGGAACTCCTTAACTATGTCAAGGAGGCGATCGACGAGAACCGGCGACCGGGCTCCTGGCTGCTGACCGGTTCACAGGACTTCACCCTGATGCGTGGCGTCAGCCAGACGCTGGCGGGACGCGTGGCCGTGCTCCACCTCGATCCGCTCTCGGTGGCGGAGATCGCAGCCGCCCGCAGCACGCCCACGCTCGCGCGCCTCGTCGCGGGGCGCGCGATCCGCACCGTCGCGCCGCCACCCGACCTGGGCGACTGGCTCCACCGTGGCGGCTATCCCGAACCCCGCCTCAATCGGCGTGTCGATCGCGATCTCTGGATGCAGAGTTACGTTCAGACCTACCTGGAACGCGATCTCCGTAACCTGGAGCAGGTATCGGACCTGGAGACGTTTCGCGCCTTCTTCGCCCTGACCTGCGCCTCGACCGGGCAGGTGCTGAACCTGGCCCGCCTCGGCCGCGACGCGGGGGTGACCGGACCGACCGCCAAGCGCTGGCTCAACCTGTTGGTCGCGAGCCGCCTCGTAGCGCTGCTTCCCCCGTATCACCGCAACTTCGGCAAGCGGATCCGGAAGAGCCCCAAGCTCCACCTAGTCGATCCGGGTCTCGCCAGCTGGATGCTCGGCTATCGGACGGTCGACGCGATCCTACAGGGCCCGGCCCTCGGCGCCCTCACCGAATCCGCCGTCGTCGCCGAGCTCCTCAAGGCGGCCCACAACGGCGGCAGCCCACCCCGCCTCTTCCACTGGCAGAGCGCCAGTCTCGAAGTGGACATCGTCGCCGACATCGACGGTCGCCTATACGGCATCGAGGTGAAGGCCACGCGCACCCCGACCCTTCGGCACGCCGACCACCTCGCCCGTTGGTGTGAGCTGACCGGCGGCAGCGGCCTCCTCGCCTGCCGCACGGATCGGGTCCGCTCGCTCGGCAAGGGAATCCGAGCCGTCCCCTGGCACTTCTGCGTGGCAGCAGGCTGA
- a CDS encoding DUF2911 domain-containing protein: protein MVRSTSVSGNSTTRVMLGALIVTMGLAAVADAPADAAPTQEPAAERRPLSPPGHSATQVGGTFDPVQYGYLHGPWIDVYYGQPLKRGRDLFGPPDWSEMLNDGAPVWRAGANETTRLVTQAPLIFGGTRIEPGEYTLFIDLANDGWTFIVSTWPAQRGYDAENRDALFGAFDYTDDRDVLRTPMELETLPVAFEQLSWQFLDMTPEGGRLALIWDTRLASVPFTIAAE, encoded by the coding sequence ATGGTACGCTCGACTTCCGTGAGTGGTAACTCTACGACCCGTGTCATGCTGGGCGCCTTGATCGTCACGATGGGTTTGGCCGCCGTCGCCGACGCGCCGGCTGACGCCGCGCCGACGCAAGAGCCCGCAGCAGAGCGACGCCCGCTCAGTCCGCCCGGTCACTCAGCCACCCAGGTGGGCGGCACGTTCGACCCAGTACAGTACGGCTATCTTCACGGCCCCTGGATCGATGTTTATTACGGGCAGCCTCTCAAGCGCGGCCGCGACCTCTTCGGCCCGCCGGACTGGTCGGAAATGCTCAACGACGGCGCTCCGGTGTGGCGAGCCGGCGCGAACGAGACGACGCGCCTCGTCACCCAAGCGCCGTTGATCTTCGGCGGCACGCGGATCGAGCCGGGCGAGTACACGCTGTTCATCGACCTGGCGAATGACGGTTGGACCTTCATCGTCTCGACCTGGCCCGCGCAGCGAGGCTACGACGCCGAGAACCGGGACGCGCTGTTCGGGGCGTTCGACTACACGGATGATCGCGATGTGCTGCGGACGCCCATGGAGCTGGAGACCCTGCCGGTCGCCTTCGAGCAGCTCTCCTGGCAGTTCCTCGACATGACTCCCGAAGGCGGCCGCCTCGCCCTGATCTGGGACACCCGGTTGGCGTCGGTGCCGTTCACGATCGCCGCGGAGTGA